One Triticum dicoccoides isolate Atlit2015 ecotype Zavitan chromosome 3B, WEW_v2.0, whole genome shotgun sequence genomic window, TGGCATCCGAGCCCCACCCTCATCCATGGATACAACTAGCCGATACGGCCGACCGAAATGGAGCAGAAGACCTCACTTCCACCCCAAAGCCGACACCTTGGCAGGGTTGGTGTCCTCGCGCCCAGATCTGGGCCAGGGGAACTCCGGCAGCCACCCGAAGCAGTCGCCAGATGTCACGGAGGGCATCTTGCCCCCTTCCCGAAGTCCCCTGCCACCTCCAGCATGCCTCGCGCGCACCCACACCACACCATGGAGCCACCCCGACCTGATGAACCAGTAGCTAAAACCGTAGAGGAGGGAGGGAGCTCACCCAACTCAATCGCAGACGAACTGCTGCCGGAACAAGTNNNNNNNNNNNNNNNNNNNNNNNNNNNNNNNNNNNNNNNNNNNNNNNNNNNNNNNNNNNNNNNNNNNNNNNNNNNNNNNNNNNNNNNNNNNNNNNNNNNNNNNNNNNNNNNNNNNNNNNNNNNNNNNNNNNNNNNNNNNNNNNNNNNNNNNNNNNNNNNNNNNNNNNNNNNNNNNNNNNNNNNNNNNNNNNNNNNNNNNNNNNNNNNNNNNNNNNNNNNNNNNNNNNNNNNNNNNNNNNNNNNNNNNNNNNNNNNNNNNNNNNNNNNNNNNNNNNNNNNNNNNNNNNNNNNNNNNNNNNNNNNNNNNNNNNNNNNNNNNNNNGACGAGGGGCCGCCGCGCGGCGACCGTGGATCCCATGCGGAGGGGGAaggaggccccgccgccgcccttgccggTCGGGCTTTACCCAGCGGCACTACTgggcgacagcgagggaggaggccGCGCAAGGAGGACAGGGGAGGTGCGAGGCTAGGGTTTCACCCGGGCGCTcgcgcgagggagagagagagggggggggggttgtacCTCCTCGGAGGCATTGACAGCGTTGTCCAGGGATAATCTGTCCCGGTCAGCATATGGCATTTGATAGCTGAGATTAAGTATCTGATGGTGGATCACGAGTTTATTCCTTAAAAACTAAAGTGAGAGCAAAATAGGGTAGCACATCATTTGGCAGTGTATAGTCATATAATCGTACGGAGAGCCCTACTGCCATATGGCTTCAGCGTGGACCACTTTTTAGTGAAGGGTTGGTGCCTCTCTATTGTAACCCTATCTATATagaataaaactaaaaaaacattgTACACGCCAAGGCTCTATCATGAGATCCGACATCACTGCACGGGCACGATTCGTCGCTACGCTCGCTACAGCAAACACATACATGCATGACAGCAAGCAATTTATGTTCCTGTCAGCCAATAATTTGGCAACCACGTTTGCCACGGGCCGGCCGATATGGTACCGGAAGGTTAGGACATCCAGATCTATTATCTTATATGTTTCATCGCTAGCCGCGCAACATTCCAGCAAAAGCATGGCGCTAGCAAGTGCCCTCGCCGGCGGCCCAGCGGCGTTCAAGGACGTCTTCGTCGACAGCCGCCACGACCCGCCGTTGCCCCTGCCGAAGAAAGACCATAGCGATGGCAACGGCGACGGCGACGCCCTCACGAGCAACCCGATGACGGGGCAGTGCCTGTACAAGGGCACCTGGGTGATGGAAGGGTGGATCCCGGGGATCGTCCAGATTCAAAACGGCGGCGGCTTCACGCCGCGTCCTGGCGATGTCATCCTCGCCAGCCCGCCCAAGTGTGGCACCACGTGGCTCAAGGCGCTCGCCTTCGCCACCATGGCACGCCGGGCGCACCCGCCCGCCGCCCCCGACCACCCGCTCCTCCGCCACACGCCGCACGACTGCGTGCCGTTCATGGAGGTGATCGTGTCGGGCGGGTGGGGGAATAAGCTGGACGCACTGCCGTCCCCGAGACTCTTGTCCACGCACATGCCCTACTCTACTCTGCCCGCCTCCATCACCAAGAATCCAGACCGCAAGATCGTCTACATCTGCAGGTGCGTGCGTGCCATGATAAATTATTGTGTTTGTGTTTTCATGGTTGTTTTTGATATAGCTAACCACTCATTTCAAGTGGCATGATAAGTTATTGTGTACTCTATATAACTTCAAACCTCTCGTTGATATGATACCTTCTGAAACGTGTTTGACGTTTCTCTAAGCCTTGAAGGAAAAGGTATCAGACGTCTATTCCTACTACTACTTATTCATTTGGTTTGGTTATTTCATCATAGTAATACATAACATTAACGTTAGTTACTGATGATGGGCGACTGTTGATACGGACAAAATTTACTGATCATCACTCATGACTCATCAGGGACCCAAAGGACATGGTAGTCTCAATGTGGCACTTCCTTAGGCATCCTCGGCCAAACCTGTCATTC contains:
- the LOC119282213 gene encoding cytosolic sulfotransferase 5-like, translating into MALASALAGGPAAFKDVFVDSRHDPPLPLPKKDHSDGNGDGDALTSNPMTGQCLYKGTWVMEGWIPGIVQIQNGGGFTPRPGDVILASPPKCGTTWLKALAFATMARRAHPPAAPDHPLLRHTPHDCVPFMEVIVSGGWGNKLDALPSPRLLSTHMPYSTLPASITKNPDRKIVYICRDPKDMVVSMWHFLRHPRPNLSFNDMFELTCEGKSLCGPFWDHILGYWNAGKTMSGDEGQPEMTSAAVLFLRYEEMIKDPANNVRKLARFVGQPFSAVEEETKVVDDIVDLCSFEKLSSLKVNKAGPVVFTKYPRESYFRRGGVGDWMNHMTPEMAHRFDALLQSKFHGSGLDLL